Part of the Planctomycetota bacterium genome is shown below.
GCCCCTCGAAGGCCGCTTCGACGTCGGCCAGCGATGGCCGCCGTGCCAGGTAGGCCAGCAGGGCATCGACGTTGCCGGCGATCGTCTCGGTCCACTCGGCGGCATGCCGCGCGATCTCCTGGTCGGCCTCGCGGCGGCGGATGTCGTCACGCGCGGTGCCGACGTCGGGGCTGGAGATCTCGGCGAGCGAATCGCCACGCGCGACGCGTTGGCGGACCTGCACGAGCACGCGCGACACGATGCCGTCGACCGGGGCACCGTAATCGAGGCGGTAGCGGGCGTCGTAGTCGAGACGGCCGGGGACGGTGAGGTGGCCGCGGAGCGACCGCAGGCCGACCGCCGCGACCTCGATGCCGGTGGTGGCGGCCGGCAGGACGACGACGTCGCCCGCAGCGACGTCCGTGGCCGGGGCGGCGGCCGGCGCGTCGTGCTCGGGGGGAACCATGTGATGCGTCGCCAGCCACCACCAGGCGAGCCCACAGGCGGCGATCGTGGCGGCGAACGCGGCCTGCCGCCCGAGGGCAGCGCGGTCCGGCCGCCGGCCGCCGTCGGCGGCGGCGTGCGGAGCGACGGCGGCTGGCGGCGACGAGGGGACGGTGGACATCGGCGCGGACGTGACGAAAGGGGCGGGGAACCGACATCCATTCTAGCTTCGGCCGCGTTCGCCCTCCCCCACCACCGGGATCGCGCCGGACTGCGTCGTCGCCGCCGCGGCTGCTACATTGCACGGCTGTCCCGCCCCCCGCAGTGCCGCGGCCGCCATGAGCCAACTCCGTCCCGTCCGCATCTTCGACACGACCCTTCGCGACGGCGAACAGTCGCCCGGCGCGAGCATGAACCTCACGGAGAAACTCGAGATCGCGCAGGCGCTGGTGCAACTCGGTGTCGATATCATCGAGGCAGGCTTCCCGATCGCCTCGCCGGGAGACTTCGAGAGCGTCGCGGCGATCGCCCGCGAGGTCCGTGGCACGACCGTCTGCGGCCTGGCGCGGTGCAACGACGGCGACATCGACCGCGCCTGGGAGGCGCTCCGGGCCGCCGACCGGCCGCGGATCCACGTGTTCCTCGCGACCAGTGCCATCCACCGCGAATTCAAGCTGCGGATGACCGAGGACGAGGTCGTCGCCCGGGCCGTCGCGGGTGTGCGCCGGGCGCGCGGGCTGTGCGCCGACATCGAATTTTCCCCCGAGGATGCGGCGCGGACCGAGATCGACTTCCTGTGCCGTGTCGTCGAGGCGGTGATCGACGCCGGCGCCACCACCGTCAACATCCCCGACACCGTCGGCTATGCGACGCCGACGCAGATGCACGGCGTGATCGCCGCCCTCCGGGCCCGCGTGCCGAACGTCGATCGGGCGGTGATCAGCGTCCACTGCCACGACGACCTCGGCCTCGCGGTGGCCAACAGCCTGGCGGCCGTCGAGGCGGGGGCCGGGCAGGTGGAATGCACGATCAACGGCATCGGCGAGCGGGCGGGCAACTGCTCGCTCGAGGAGGTCGTGATGGCGCTGCGGACGCGTTGCGACACCTACGGCTGCGCCACCGGGATCAACACCCGGAGGCTGGTGCCGACCAGCCGCCTGGTGGCCACGATCACCGGGATCCGCGTCCCGCGCAACAAGGCGATCGTCGGCCGCAACGCCTTCGCGCACGAGGCAGGCATCCACCAGGACGGGATGCTCAAGGAGCGCCGGACCTACGAGATCATGCGGCCGGAGGACGTCGGCCTCGAGAAGACCGACCTCGTCCTCGGCAAGCACAGCGGCCGGGCGGCGCTGGCCGACCGGGCACGGTCGCTCGGCTACCAGCTCAGCCCCGAGCAGCTCCAGACGCTGTTCGATCGATTCAAGGCGCTCGCCGACCGGAAGAAGGAGATCTACGACGGCGACATCGCGGCGCTGTGCGAGTCGCAGTTCGCGGCCCTTCCCGAGCAGTTCAGCTTCGCGGGCTACACGCTCTCCTGCGCCAGTGGCGCGATCCCGACCGTCGAGCTGCGCGTGCTCCACGACGGCGTGGCCGAGGCGGTCACGATCACTGCCGGCGACGGCCCGGTGGACGGCATCTTCCTGGCGATCGAGAAGCTCACGGGGATCGTCACGACCTGCCGCGACTTCCGCGTCCAGGCGGTGACCGTCGGCAAGGACGCCCAGGCCGAGGTGACCGTCGAGCTCGAGCACGGGGGCGAATTGCACCGCGGCCGTGGCGTCTCGACCGATTCGCTCGAGGCTTCGGCGAAGGCGTTTCTCGCGGCCGTCAACCGCATCGCCCTCGGCCCGAGCCCGCGGATCCACCCGCAGCGCGTGTGACGCCGACCGCGTCGCCGCCGACCACGGACGGCCAAGCGGAACGAGGCCAGGGAAGGCTCGTTCCCGACGCTCCCTCACGCCTCCGACCGCACGTTCCCGCCGCCGGACGCGGCGGCCGCCGGCCGTGGCGACCCTTGGCGTCGCCACCGGACGGCCAAGCGGAACGAGGCAAGGGAGGGCTCGTTCCGCGCGAAAACTATATCGCTTCGCCGCCGCGCTCGCCGGTGCGGATCCGGACGCATTCCTCGAGCGGGATGACGAAGATCTTGCCGTCGCCGATCTGCCCCTGCTCGCCGGTGCGCCCCCCCTTGATGATCGCCGCGATCGTCGGTTCCACGAAGGCGTCGTTGACGGCGATCTGCAGTTGGACCTTGCGGAGCAGGTTGACGGCGATCTCGTGGCCCCGGTAGGTCTCGGCATGGCCGCGCTGCCGGCCGAATCCCTGGACATCGAGGACCGTGAGGCGGAAAACCTCGACCTGGGACAACGCTTCCTTGACCGACTCGAGACGATCGGGCTGGATGATCGCGATGATCAGTTTCACGGTGCGGACGCTCAATGCCTCGAGGGGCATGCCCGGAGGGACGGGGTTCCATCCCGCCGGGCATGCCCCGGCCTGGGCGAGCTAGGCGGTTTGCCCACCCAAGCCGTTGGGGCATCCTAATGGATCGCGACGGACCGGCGCCGAAGCCGCGCGGGACACCACCTCATCGATTCAGCAAACGTCGTGCCACGATCGGCGGCCGTCGATCGTTCCGGGCGGACGGTCGCCGGCACGGCCGGGGAATCGGTGTCACACCGAGGGATCATCCCTGGCCCCGACGACGGATCTGGACCGCTCGCGATGCCGCCGCCCACTTTGACGGCAGCCCGTTGCCCGGGAACGATGCACGTCTGACTCCGACACTCGTGGGCTCCCTGACATGCCTTCAGCGCCGATCGATTCGTGGCTCGCGCTGGTTTCCGACGTCGGCCCCGACACCGGCGGGGACGGCACGCGGCGCTTCCGCGGTGGCCGGGGGGCGGCGCTCGAGCGTGTCGAGGCGATCGATCCGCCCCGCTACGCCGCGACGCGCAATCACGTCGACGGCGCGGTGACCTCCCTGTCGCCCTGGATCCGCCACGGGGTCCTCGGGCTGGCGGAGGTTCGCGACGCGGCGCTGGCCCGAGTGACGCGCGCCGACGACGCCCTGGTGCTGGTGCGCGAGCTGGCGTGGCGCGACTACTGGCTGCGGGTCCAGGGTGCCCTCGGCGCGCGGATCGGCAGGGCGATCGAGGCCCCGGCCGCGGTGCCGCGCCGGCAGCCGGCGACGCGGCTTCCCGACGACGTCCGCGACGCCGCCACGGGCCTGGCCTGCATCGACGATTTCTCCCGGCGGCTCCGCGGCGACGGCTGGCTGCACAACCACGAGCGGATGTGGCTGGCGAGCTGGCTGGTGCACGTCCGCGGGATCGACTGGCGGGCGGGAGCCGACTGGTTCCTGTCCCACCTCCTCGACGGCGATCCCGCCTCCAATCACCTCTCGTGGCAGTGGGTGGCGGGCACGTTCGCCGCCAAACCCTACATCTTCAATCGGGAAAACCTCGAGTCGTTCACCGCCGGTCGCCATTGCCGCGGCTGCGCGGTGGCCGGCGCCTGCGACCTCGAGGGAAGCTACGAAGACCTCGCCGGCCGGCTGTTCGACGGCGCGCCGGCTCAGCGCCCGGCGCTGCGGATCCCTCCCGGCGGGCCGTGGCGCCCCGCGCTGCCGACGGCCCCGCGGCGACCGCTGGTATGGGTCACGCTCGATGCCGCGGCGGAGACGGCGCCGGCGCCGCGACGCTACCCCGACTCGCCGCGGCTGTTCATCATCGATCCGGAGTGGCTCGCCGCCGAGCGGCCGTCGCCGGCGCGGCTGCGGTTCCTCTTCGAATGCCTCGCCGACATCGGGTCGATCGACGTCGTGCGCGGTGATCCGACCGTCGAGGTGCCCCGGCACGCCCGTGCCCACGGCTGCGACGGCGTCGCCCTCACCGACACCCCCTGCCCGCGGCTGCGCCGCCAAGCCGGGGCGATCGCCGCGGTGCTCCCGGTCGAGGTGGTCGACCGGCCACAGCTCGTCGACGCCGCGGGCGTACGCGACCTGGGGCGGTTTTCACGCTACTGGCAGCAGGTCAGCGCCTCGGCGTTGCGGCCGACGGCGCGGGGGTGAGCGTGTCGGCCGCGTGCCACGGCGCGCCGTCTGGGGGAAAGCACGCCGGCAGGAGCAACGTGTGCGTCGTGCCGTCGACAGGATGGGGAAAGCTGATCCGCGCCGCGTGGAGGAGAAGGCGGCCGACGGGCCGGCCGCGGCCGTAGAGCGGATCTCCGACGATCGGAACGCCGAGCCAGGCGAGATGGCAACGGAGCTGGTGCGAGCGCCCGGTGAGCGGCTCGAGCAGGAGCAGCGTCTGCTCCGCTGACGTGGCCAGCGAGCGCCAGCGCGTCGTCGACGGCCGTCCGGCGACCGGGTCGCAGCGCTGCCGTGGCGGGCGGTCGGGATCGGGACCGAGCGGCAGGTGGAGCGTGCCAGCTGGCGTCGGCGGACGGCCGTCGACCACGGCGACGTACTCCTTGCGAACCGTCCGTTCGGCAAACGCCGCGCCGAGCCGGCGGCGGGCCGCCGCCGTCCGCGCCAGGAGAAGGATGCCGGAGGTTTCGCGGTCGAGGCGGTGGACGGCCTCCAGCGGGCCCCAGGCCGGGGCCAGGACGGTGGCGGCGGCGGGGGGGTCGTAGGGGTTGCGCGCCGGCACGCTCGGCATCCCCGCCGGCTTGTCGATTGCCAGCAGGTGGCCGTCGGCCCAGAGGATCCGCGGGAGATCGTCCCGCTCGTCCCCGTCGCCGCTCACAGGACGCCCAGTGCCTCGACCCACGCACAGAGATTCTCGGCGGGGGCGTCACCGCCGTCGCCACCGGGCAGCGTTCCGACGGGGTAGCCGGCGGCGGTGAGCCGTTCGCGGTCGGCGTCGCGAAGGTGGGGTTCGGTCGCACTGCCGCCGAACAGGACGACGCGGCTGCGCCCCGGCTCGGCCGGCTCGATGGTCGCCTGCCGTGGCAGCGACGCGCCGACGAGGGCCACGCCGCGCACCGCCGGCCCGAGCCGCTCCGCCACGAGCCAGGCGAACTGCCCTCCGGCTCCGTTCCCGGCCACGGCCACCCGGCTGGGGTCGATCGCGCGCCGGCTCCGCAGGCTGTCGAGGGCCCGGGCGACGGCGCCGATGTCGGCCCGGCCCCAGCGCTGCGGGTCCGACGATCCGGGCACGAGCACGGCGACGCGGTGCCGCGCGGCCGCCGTCCGCCACGTTCGCAACGCCCCTTCGGCGTCGACGGCACCGCGCGGTGGATCGAACCAGACCAGCGCCCCGAGCGGTTCGGTGGCCGCGCCGTCGGGTACGACGGCGAGGACGGGTTCGGGCAGCTCCGGCGCCTCGAGGCGGACGACGCGCACGGCGGCCGGATCGGCCTCCGTCACCGGGACGTCCGCGGGCACGCCGGCCTGGGCGACGGTCGTCACGACCGTGACTTCGACCGGCGCGGCGTCGCGCTTCAGTTCGAGGATCACGCTGCTCCCTGGCTCGAGCCCGCCGACGAAGCCGGCCAACTGCGCGGGCGCCGCGAGGGCCAGCCGCTCGCCGGCACGCTCGGCCTCGACGGGACGGACCGCCACGACGACGTCGCCGGGAAGCACACCGGCCGCGGCCGCCGGCCCGTCGGGCCATACCCAGCCGACGCGAATCCCGGTGGCCGCCGGTTCCGCGGCACCGTCGGCCGCAGCCGTCGGCACTTCGCGGGTGGGCACGATCCCGAGGACGGTGCGGCGCCACGGGGGCAAGCGCGCCACCAGCTCGACGCTGGCGGCGATCCTCTCGGTCGCCGTGTCGCCCGTGCCGCGCTCCAGTTCCAGTTCCAGCCGATCGCCGGCGTAGAGCGGAGCGACCACGTGGCGGAGGTCGGCCACGCGCGTCACCGCCCGGCCGTTGGCTGACACGATCCGGTCGCCGGCGCGGATCCCCGCCTTCGCGGCCGGGGAGCCGGCACGGCACACGGCGACGCGTGCCGGCCCGTTGACGGCGTCGCGCGACGCGTAGCCGATGCCGATGATCCCGGGACGGAGCGTCTCCCCCGCCTGGAGCCGCGGCAGGACGCGGACGAGATCCTCGTAGGGAACGGCGAACCCGATCCCGGCGTCGTACAGCTCGGTGCCCGAGCTCATCCCGGCGGTGTCGGCCGGCAGCGGGGCGAGGATCCCGATCATCCGGCCGCGGATGTCGACCAGTGCCCCGCCGTAGTTGGCGGGCGACACCGAGGCGTCGGTCTGCACGCTGCGCCCCCAGGAGCGATCGAGCGCCGAGAGGATGCCGACTGCGACCCCCGGCGTCGCGCTGTCCCAGCCGCGCCCCAGCGCGATCGTCCACTGCCCGACCGCCAGGTCGGCGCGGCGCACCCACTCCGTCGGCGGCGCACAGCCCGCGGGGAGGGCTTCGACGCGGAGCAGGACGAGCGACCGTGCCTCGTCACGGCCGACGACCCGGCCGACCGCGCGGCTGCCGTCGGGGAAGCGGACGACCGTCTCGGCGACGTCGTCCGGAACGGCGAAGGCGGTGGTCACGATCCAGCCTTCGGCACCGACGACGACGCCAGTCGAGAAGCTCGTCGCCGGTGCCGCCTCGGCGCCGGCGCCGACCGCGGCCGTCGCGACCCCCGGCTCGATGCGCACGACCGCCGGCGCGACCGTGGCTGCAGCAGCCCGGAACGCCTCCTCCTCCGCCAGCGCCAGGCTGCCGGCGTTGGCCGGATCCTGTGCCGTCGCCGACCGCACGACGGTCGCCAGCAGCAGCGCCAACGACGCGAGCCAGTGTCCCTTCACGGCGCCTCCCCCGCGGCCGGGCGCGGCCCCAGGTCGCATTCCACGATTGCCCCGCCGCGGACCACGGTGAGCCGCACCGGATCGCCGGTGGCGAGGGCGCCGAGCGCCTCCTCGACCGCCCGGCGCGACGGCACCGTGCGCCCGTTGACGGCGACCAGCAGGTCGTCGGCGCGGAGCCCGGCGGCGGCCGCGGCCGAACCGGCACGCGTGGCCTCGAGGAACGGCGGCGTGCGGTCGAGGAGATCGGGCACGAGCAGCACCCCGAGGAGTGACGGGTCGAAGCGTGTTCCGCCGCCGGCCACCGGAGCACTGGCGCGGCCGGCGACGATGTCGTCGTAGGCCTTGGCGACCTCGTCGATCGGCAGGGCGTAGTTGAGCCACACGCCGCTGGCACTGGCGCGGAGCTCCTTGCCGAGGACGCCGACCAGGCGGCCGCGGAAATCGATCAAGGCCCCGCCGGGAGAGCCGGGGTTGTTGGTCGTGCAGTCGAGCAGGTAGACGGTGCCGCGGTACGGGGCCTCGTAGCTTCCGCGCCGCGCCTCGAGGGGCACGACCGCCGAGACCACGCCGTGCTGTGCGCTGACGCGCTCGTCTCCGACCGCGACGCCGAACAGGTTGGAGAGCGCGAGCACGCGCGTGCCGGGGGCGACACGGGGCAGATCGGCCACCAGCGGCAGGGCGGGCAGGTCCTCCCCCTCGATCGCCAGGACAGCCAGCTCGCGGGCCGGGTCGGCCCCCACGAGCCGGGCCGGGTAACGCCGACCGTCGTCGAGAACACAGTCGATCGTGTCGGAGTCGAGGACCGTGCTGAGGACGGTGACGACGTGGCCCGCCGGGGTGACGAGGATCCCGGTCTGGTACGCCTCGAGGCCGCGCACGCCGCCGGCACCGTAGACCTTGACGACGCCCCGTGCCGCACCGGCGATGGTTTCCCCAGGCGTCGCCGCGCGCGACACCGGACCGGCCAGCGCCAGCGTGAGGGCAAGCGCCAGAAGCGCCCCCGCTCCCCCTGCCGGGCGTCCCTGGATGGTGTCGCTCATCGCTCCGCTCCCGCGCCGTCTCCGGCGGTCGCCGCCGGGCCGGTCGAGTCGGCGTTCTCGGTGGCCGGCTCGACCACCACCTCGTCGATCGTGAACGTGCCGAACGCGGCATCGGCATGGCGGACGGTGAAGCTCCGCGGCAGGCCGACCGCATCGCCCACGCCCCCGTCCGCGGCGTAGGCAAACCGCACTTCGCACGGCTCGGCATCGGGGGCGGTCCACAGGTCGATGCCGGTCACGGCACCGTCGGCGGCGACGATGAATCGGGCCTCGACCCCCCCGACCGCCGCATCGAGGACGTCGTCGTAGACCGGGATCGCCGTGCCCGCCGGCTCCGCGCCAGCCGCCGTCGCGGCCGGCACCGTGCCGAGGTAGGTGGTGCGCCCGAGCGACCGGGGGCCGTCGAGGATCAGACGCCGCCACAGCACCAGTGCCGCCAGCAGCCCGCCGCTCCCCGGCGGTGCGGGATTGGCGTCGAGCTCACCGGCGGCGTCGATCGCGCTCGTTCCCGTCGGCAGATCGATGCTCGCCCGTGCCGGCGCCAGCTCGATCCGGAATGCCTCCTTGTCGGTCAGGCGGCCGACGACGCGCCACGTCCCGGCCGGCCGCTCGACCGGGTGGCGGGCGGCGATCGCCGCCGCGACACGGTCCCGTTCGACGAGGTTGAAGTGGAAGTTGGCGAATCCCGGCCGGGCCTCGTGGAGCCCGCGGAGCGCGTCGGGGAGCGGGGGCGGTTCGCGGGCGGCGGGAGCGGCCGGTGCCTCATCGGGTGGCGGCTCGTCGCCCGGGGCCTGCGGCCGCCGCGAGCCGGGCGTCCGCCGGCGCTGCCGCGGGCCCCCCTCGCCGGAGACGATCGCCTCGAGTTCCGCCGGGGCGTGCACGGCCGCGAGCCGGACGAGGATCTCGTGGCGTTGCCCCCCGCGCCGGTAGACCAGCGGCACGCGCCACCCGGACGGCAGCGTCCCGAGGACGTTCTTGAAGGCGTTGACGGTGCGCACCGGTCGGCCGGCCAGGGCCACGACCTCGTCGTCGTAGCGCAGCCCACGCCGGTAGGCGTCGGAGCTCTCGAGGATGTCGGAGACGACCACGCGCCCGTCGGACGCGGTGGCGACCGTCGCCCCGAGGGTCGCATGGTCGACGATCCGCCCCCCCTTGAGGGCGCCGAGGAAGTGCCGCGCCTGGTTCGACGAGATGGCGTAGCCGACCCCGACGTTGACGCGCCCGCGCTTCTCGAACGACGCCCGGCCGTTGATCCCGATCACCGCCCCCCGGGCGTCGAACAGCGCCCCGCCCGAGTTGCCGGGGTTGATCGCGGCGTCGACCTGGATGCAGTCGGCGTACTCGAGGATCGTGCCAGCCGGGCCCTGGTAGCGGTGGACGCCGGAGACGATCCCCGCGCTCACCGACGGCTGGAAGTCGGTCGCCAGGAGGAACGGATTCCCGGCTGCGAAGCAGGGGTCACCGACGGCGACGGTGTCGCTGTCGGCCAGTTCGGCCCAGGGGAAATCGTCGCGGCCGACGAGCTTGACCAGCGCCAGGTCGCCGGTGGGGTCGAGACCGACGAGGACGGCGTCGTACAGCCGTCCATCGGAGAGCCCGCACTTCATCGCCACGCCGGCGGGCTGGACGACGTGGAAATTGGTGAGCGCGTAGCCGTCGGGGCTGACGAGCACGCCCGAACCGCCCCCCGCATCGCCGGCGAAGATCGCCACCGCCGCACCGCTGGCCCGGGCCATGACCGCGACGCGGTCGCGTTCCGCGGCGAGCACCGAGTCGGGGGGCGCCGTGCCGGCTTCGGCGCCCGCCGCCGGACGGCTGGCCGTCGCCGTCGCCACGACGACGGCCACAAGGGCCGGCCAGGGCACCGCCCGCGCCGAGCGCCAGTCGCACCGTCTCCGTGAGGCTGTCGCTGGTTGCATGGTCCCTCTCGGCACGGTGCGGCGGTCGGCTACCTGTCGATGACGGCGGACTCGAGCCGCAACGGGAATCCCTGATCGGCGGGCGACGTGAATTCGACGAGGATCACCATCCGGCGAGCGCCGGTGAGATCGACGTCGATCGGCAGCGCGGCGGTGGCCGAGTCGGCGGCGGAGACCACGCCCCGAAACACTTCGCGATCGTCGGTCCGGACGACGACCGCGACGCCGCCCTGGACGGCGCGGGCGATCGCCGGCACGGCGGTCGCCCGGAAGCGCCGTCCCCCGGTGGGGATGCGGTACTCCAGTTCGCTCCGCGGTCGCACCAACAGCGCCCCGTCGGCCAGCGCCCGCGGGGCGAAGAACGGCCCCAGCCCCTCGAGAGCCGCGAGGTTTCCGAAAAACGGCTCGACCGCGACGCGGTCCGGTGTCAGCGTCGCCACGTCGACGGTCCGGCCGACGGCATAGTCGACGGCGACCAGATCCTCCTCCGGCACGGTCAGGCTGCCGTCGACGACGAGGCCGTCGGCAGACCAGTCCGCGCGGCGCGCCAGCAGCCGGCCGCCGCGCACGACCACGGCGATGGCGCCGGCGGGTGGCCCGGCCGCCTCGGGTGCCGGGCGGAACAGCGCCAGCCCGATCACCTTGGCGCGCTTGACGGGGATCGTCTCCCCGTCGACGACCACG
Proteins encoded:
- a CDS encoding serine protease gives rise to the protein MSDTIQGRPAGGAGALLALALTLALAGPVSRAATPGETIAGAARGVVKVYGAGGVRGLEAYQTGILVTPAGHVVTVLSTVLDSDTIDCVLDDGRRYPARLVGADPARELAVLAIEGEDLPALPLVADLPRVAPGTRVLALSNLFGVAVGDERVSAQHGVVSAVVPLEARRGSYEAPYRGTVYLLDCTTNNPGSPGGALIDFRGRLVGVLGKELRASASGVWLNYALPIDEVAKAYDDIVAGRASAPVAGGGTRFDPSLLGVLLVPDLLDRTPPFLEATRAGSAAAAAGLRADDLLVAVNGRTVPSRRAVEEALGALATGDPVRLTVVRGGAIVECDLGPRPAAGEAP
- a CDS encoding RNA pseudouridine synthase; amino-acid sequence: MPSVPARNPYDPPAAATVLAPAWGPLEAVHRLDRETSGILLLARTAAARRRLGAAFAERTVRKEYVAVVDGRPPTPAGTLHLPLGPDPDRPPRQRCDPVAGRPSTTRWRSLATSAEQTLLLLEPLTGRSHQLRCHLAWLGVPIVGDPLYGRGRPVGRLLLHAARISFPHPVDGTTHTLLLPACFPPDGAPWHAADTLTPAPSAATPRR
- a CDS encoding PDZ domain-containing protein; translation: MGRRRAGGRSARAAVVAGRSPRRRRWRSSRRVRLGRTDVRALCDPDGVGGGGHRGRRRGDDPRQARQGDRAGAVPPGTRGGRATRRRHRRGRARRPAAGAPRGLVCRRPRRRRQPDRAGGGSGRRRLCRRPDRRRGDADTGPRRGRAVFRKPRGSRGAGAVLRPAGAGRRGAVGATAERTGVPHPHRGTALPGDRRAGDRPRRPGRRRGRRPDRRSRSVSGRGLRRRLGHRRAADRRRSHRRSPDGDPRRIHVARRSGIPVAARVRRHRQVADRRTVPRGTMQPATASRRRCDWRSARAVPWPALVAVVVATATASRPAAGAEAGTAPPDSVLAAERDRVAVMARASGAAVAIFAGDAGGGSGVLVSPDGYALTNFHVVQPAGVAMKCGLSDGRLYDAVLVGLDPTGDLALVKLVGRDDFPWAELADSDTVAVGDPCFAAGNPFLLATDFQPSVSAGIVSGVHRYQGPAGTILEYADCIQVDAAINPGNSGGALFDARGAVIGINGRASFEKRGRVNVGVGYAISSNQARHFLGALKGGRIVDHATLGATVATASDGRVVVSDILESSDAYRRGLRYDDEVVALAGRPVRTVNAFKNVLGTLPSGWRVPLVYRRGGQRHEILVRLAAVHAPAELEAIVSGEGGPRQRRRTPGSRRPQAPGDEPPPDEAPAAPAAREPPPLPDALRGLHEARPGFANFHFNLVERDRVAAAIAARHPVERPAGTWRVVGRLTDKEAFRIELAPARASIDLPTGTSAIDAAGELDANPAPPGSGGLLAALVLWRRLILDGPRSLGRTTYLGTVPAATAAGAEPAGTAIPVYDDVLDAAVGGVEARFIVAADGAVTGIDLWTAPDAEPCEVRFAYAADGGVGDAVGLPRSFTVRHADAAFGTFTIDEVVVEPATENADSTGPAATAGDGAGAER
- a CDS encoding P-II family nitrogen regulator, with translation MKLIIAIIQPDRLESVKEALSQVEVFRLTVLDVQGFGRQRGHAETYRGHEIAVNLLRKVQLQIAVNDAFVEPTIAAIIKGGRTGEQGQIGDGKIFVIPLEECVRIRTGERGGEAI
- a CDS encoding deoxyribodipyrimidine photolyase, giving the protein MPSAPIDSWLALVSDVGPDTGGDGTRRFRGGRGAALERVEAIDPPRYAATRNHVDGAVTSLSPWIRHGVLGLAEVRDAALARVTRADDALVLVRELAWRDYWLRVQGALGARIGRAIEAPAAVPRRQPATRLPDDVRDAATGLACIDDFSRRLRGDGWLHNHERMWLASWLVHVRGIDWRAGADWFLSHLLDGDPASNHLSWQWVAGTFAAKPYIFNRENLESFTAGRHCRGCAVAGACDLEGSYEDLAGRLFDGAPAQRPALRIPPGGPWRPALPTAPRRPLVWVTLDAAAETAPAPRRYPDSPRLFIIDPEWLAAERPSPARLRFLFECLADIGSIDVVRGDPTVEVPRHARAHGCDGVALTDTPCPRLRRQAGAIAAVLPVEVVDRPQLVDAAGVRDLGRFSRYWQQVSASALRPTARG
- a CDS encoding PDZ domain-containing protein, producing the protein MRPGAAPGRGGGAVKGHWLASLALLLATVVRSATAQDPANAGSLALAEEEAFRAAAATVAPAVVRIEPGVATAAVGAGAEAAPATSFSTGVVVGAEGWIVTTAFAVPDDVAETVVRFPDGSRAVGRVVGRDEARSLVLLRVEALPAGCAPPTEWVRRADLAVGQWTIALGRGWDSATPGVAVGILSALDRSWGRSVQTDASVSPANYGGALVDIRGRMIGILAPLPADTAGMSSGTELYDAGIGFAVPYEDLVRVLPRLQAGETLRPGIIGIGYASRDAVNGPARVAVCRAGSPAAKAGIRAGDRIVSANGRAVTRVADLRHVVAPLYAGDRLELELERGTGDTATERIAASVELVARLPPWRRTVLGIVPTREVPTAAADGAAEPAATGIRVGWVWPDGPAAAAGVLPGDVVVAVRPVEAERAGERLALAAPAQLAGFVGGLEPGSSVILELKRDAAPVEVTVVTTVAQAGVPADVPVTEADPAAVRVVRLEAPELPEPVLAVVPDGAATEPLGALVWFDPPRGAVDAEGALRTWRTAAARHRVAVLVPGSSDPQRWGRADIGAVARALDSLRSRRAIDPSRVAVAGNGAGGQFAWLVAERLGPAVRGVALVGASLPRQATIEPAEPGRSRVVLFGGSATEPHLRDADRERLTAAGYPVGTLPGGDGGDAPAENLCAWVEALGVL
- a CDS encoding 2-isopropylmalate synthase, with product MSQLRPVRIFDTTLRDGEQSPGASMNLTEKLEIAQALVQLGVDIIEAGFPIASPGDFESVAAIAREVRGTTVCGLARCNDGDIDRAWEALRAADRPRIHVFLATSAIHREFKLRMTEDEVVARAVAGVRRARGLCADIEFSPEDAARTEIDFLCRVVEAVIDAGATTVNIPDTVGYATPTQMHGVIAALRARVPNVDRAVISVHCHDDLGLAVANSLAAVEAGAGQVECTINGIGERAGNCSLEEVVMALRTRCDTYGCATGINTRRLVPTSRLVATITGIRVPRNKAIVGRNAFAHEAGIHQDGMLKERRTYEIMRPEDVGLEKTDLVLGKHSGRAALADRARSLGYQLSPEQLQTLFDRFKALADRKKEIYDGDIAALCESQFAALPEQFSFAGYTLSCASGAIPTVELRVLHDGVAEAVTITAGDGPVDGIFLAIEKLTGIVTTCRDFRVQAVTVGKDAQAEVTVELEHGGELHRGRGVSTDSLEASAKAFLAAVNRIALGPSPRIHPQRV